Proteins encoded within one genomic window of Bradyrhizobium sp. 186:
- a CDS encoding GntR family transcriptional regulator, giving the protein MISADESATTASRIAQVIGERIISGALHPDLPLRQDHIAREFSSSHVPVREAFRQLEAQHLVVAVPRRGVRVAPLDTNSVKEIAEMRAALEVVALRNAAPKLTPSHLARIELALIEADNAETIQEFEAANRAFHHALVAPCAMPRLLASLDELQLANSRLVFAMGSAGWRPRSNQDHRLILQALRTRDVDQACSLLARHIQTIERLTIPAS; this is encoded by the coding sequence ATGATATCTGCCGATGAGAGTGCGACGACGGCGAGCCGCATTGCGCAGGTCATTGGCGAGCGCATTATCAGTGGCGCCCTGCACCCTGATCTGCCGCTGCGACAGGACCACATCGCGCGGGAATTCAGTTCAAGCCACGTCCCGGTGCGTGAGGCATTTCGGCAGCTAGAAGCCCAACATCTTGTCGTTGCTGTGCCGCGTCGCGGCGTGCGTGTTGCGCCGCTCGATACCAATTCGGTGAAGGAGATTGCCGAGATGCGGGCCGCGCTGGAAGTGGTCGCGCTGCGGAATGCCGCACCGAAGCTGACGCCATCCCACCTGGCACGGATCGAGTTGGCTCTGATTGAAGCAGACAATGCCGAGACGATTCAGGAATTTGAGGCCGCCAACCGCGCCTTTCACCACGCACTGGTGGCGCCCTGCGCCATGCCGCGACTGCTCGCCAGCCTCGATGAATTGCAGCTTGCAAATTCTCGGTTGGTGTTCGCGATGGGCAGTGCCGGCTGGCGACCGCGGTCCAATCAGGATCACCGCTTAATTCTACAAGCACTGCGAACGCGCGACGTTGATCAAGCCTGCAGCCTGCTCGCGCGTCACATTCAAACCATTGAGCGCCTCACGATTCCCGCGTCGTGA
- a CDS encoding Dabb family protein has product MIRHIVLFTAKDKADIDQMIDGLSVLTTIPYARRLEVARNRKPDQLGNDIDVDVYGEFDNETELAAYKAHDRYQESIERVRPLRELRFAADYNVSAE; this is encoded by the coding sequence ATGATTCGCCATATCGTCTTATTCACCGCTAAGGACAAGGCCGACATCGATCAAATGATCGACGGCCTATCGGTTCTCACCACGATCCCATATGCGCGCCGGCTCGAGGTCGCTCGCAACCGAAAACCCGACCAGCTCGGCAACGACATCGACGTCGACGTTTATGGTGAGTTCGACAACGAGACGGAACTCGCAGCGTATAAGGCGCATGATCGATATCAAGAATCGATCGAGCGGGTGCGACCGCTTCGGGAATTACGATTCGCAGCCGACTACAATGTTTCAGCAGAGTAA
- a CDS encoding SDR family NAD(P)-dependent oxidoreductase has protein sequence MAPVGEFYFAKWKQMLAIHLDGAFLTTHATLREMYKTAEAVAYLYGFSAFQRSIGAKAPYVTAKHGLIGPANVVGKEGAKDGVGADVTCPEFVRTPLVQSNESLARVRWRRRA, from the coding sequence GTGGCGCCGGTCGGCGAGTTCTACTTCGCGAAATGGAAACAGATGCTCGCCATTCATCTGGACGGCGCCTTTCTTACGACGCACGCCACACTGCGCGAGATGTACAAGACGGCCGAGGCGGTAGCGTATTTATATGGGTTCAGCGCATTCCAAAGAAGCATCGGCGCCAAGGCGCCATATGTGACCGCCAAGCATGGTTTGATTGGTCCGGCCAACGTTGTCGGCAAAGAAGGTGCCAAGGATGGCGTGGGCGCAGACGTCACATGCCCAGAGTTCGTGCGCACGCCTCTGGTCCAGTCGAACGAATCGCTCGCCCGTGTTCGCTGGCGGCGGCGTGCGTAG
- the panD gene encoding aspartate 1-decarboxylase: MQIALMKGKIHRASVTQADLHYEGSISIDRALMDAAGFLVNERVEIYNIDTGARFATYVIEAPQGSGMIGLNGAAARLAMIGDKVIIVAYASCEEVEARAFTPRVVLVDEENRILPS; this comes from the coding sequence ATGCAAATTGCTCTGATGAAAGGCAAAATCCATCGCGCCTCGGTGACCCAAGCCGATCTGCACTATGAGGGCTCGATATCGATTGATCGTGCGCTAATGGACGCTGCGGGATTTCTGGTCAATGAGCGCGTCGAAATCTACAACATCGACACTGGCGCGCGCTTTGCCACCTACGTGATAGAGGCGCCCCAGGGGTCAGGCATGATAGGCCTCAATGGTGCCGCTGCGAGACTAGCGATGATTGGAGATAAGGTGATTATCGTAGCATATGCCTCATGTGAGGAGGTCGAAGCGAGAGCATTCACACCGCGTGTCGTGCTGGTCGACGAAGAAAATCGCATCCTACCCAGTTGA
- a CDS encoding cytochrome P450 — protein MTSAAPVITDISYQELLDDPYPIFRRVRDTASAVFVAAANLTLVTRFDDIMKIERDPATYSSDNPASLVNKVMGPTFMRKDGAEHATGRKAIEPSFRPGTIKEHWAPKFAEICEGLIDSLNEAGEADLFPALAAPMASLSLMEMIGFKEMPWETLALWSQSLIDGAGNYSRDAEIERKAMEAGTGIDAAIEAVLDHHRAHPNPSILSSMVHADPPMPIEEIRANIKVIIGGGLNEPRDAILTLTLGLLANPTQREIVLAKPELWPTAFEEAVRWISPIGMYPRRVVRAADLSGVALPEGIQIGLCVGAANRDDRRFTDPDRFDIFRPKQSHLAFGAGAHFCAGTWVSRQTVGRIVVPMLFERLANLRLRDDAPPLLRGWVFRGPVSLPVRWDA, from the coding sequence ATGACGAGCGCTGCACCTGTCATCACGGATATCTCGTATCAGGAACTGCTCGACGATCCCTATCCGATCTTCAGGCGCGTTCGCGACACGGCTTCCGCCGTCTTCGTGGCGGCGGCCAACCTCACGCTTGTCACGCGCTTCGACGACATCATGAAGATCGAGCGCGACCCCGCGACTTACTCATCCGACAACCCGGCTTCCCTGGTCAACAAGGTGATGGGGCCGACCTTCATGCGCAAGGACGGCGCCGAGCACGCCACCGGCCGCAAGGCGATCGAGCCTTCTTTCCGGCCCGGCACGATCAAGGAGCACTGGGCGCCGAAATTCGCCGAAATCTGCGAAGGCTTGATCGACTCGCTGAACGAGGCGGGCGAGGCGGATCTATTCCCGGCGCTCGCCGCACCGATGGCGTCGCTCTCCTTGATGGAGATGATCGGCTTCAAGGAGATGCCATGGGAGACGCTGGCCTTGTGGTCCCAATCGCTGATCGACGGCGCGGGCAACTACTCACGCGATGCCGAGATCGAGCGGAAGGCGATGGAGGCGGGGACCGGAATCGATGCGGCAATCGAGGCGGTGCTTGACCATCACCGCGCCCACCCCAACCCCTCGATCTTGTCGTCCATGGTGCATGCGGATCCGCCGATGCCGATCGAGGAGATCCGGGCCAACATCAAGGTGATCATCGGCGGCGGTCTGAACGAGCCGCGCGATGCGATCCTCACGCTTACCCTCGGCCTGCTGGCAAATCCAACGCAAAGGGAGATCGTTCTCGCCAAGCCGGAGCTATGGCCAACCGCGTTCGAGGAGGCGGTGCGCTGGATCTCGCCGATCGGCATGTATCCGCGCCGCGTCGTCCGCGCCGCTGATCTCTCTGGAGTGGCGCTGCCCGAAGGCATCCAGATCGGTCTCTGCGTCGGAGCGGCGAACCGTGACGACAGGCGCTTCACCGATCCGGACCGGTTCGACATTTTCCGGCCCAAGCAGTCGCACCTGGCGTTCGGTGCCGGTGCGCACTTCTGCGCCGGCACTTGGGTCTCGCGGCAGACCGTCGGCAGGATCGTGGTGCCGATGCTGTTCGAACGCCTCGCCAATCTCCGGCTGCGCGATGACGCTCCGCCTCTCCTTCGGGGCTGGGTATTCCGCGGTCCGGTGTCGCTGCCTGTTCGTTGGGACGCCTGA
- a CDS encoding chorismate-binding protein has translation MQRVIDLILAGDVFQTNIAHRFSARLSTSFDPLAFFCRLRSLNPAPFAALLLYGKLTIASRSLSE, from the coding sequence GTGCAGCGCGTCATCGACTTGATTCTGGCGGGAGACGTCTTCCAAACCAACATCGCGCACCGCTTCAGCGCCAGGCTGTCGACCTCGTTCGATCCACTCGCCTTCTTCTGTCGGCTGCGGTCATTGAACCCGGCGCCATTTGCGGCCCTCCTGCTCTACGGCAAACTGACCATTGCATCTAGGAGCCTGTCCGAGTAA
- a CDS encoding adenosylmethionine--8-amino-7-oxononanoate transaminase, with translation MMSKKKSPIWHPFTQHALQDEMTKIVRGEGAYLYTADGRRIIDAIASWWVVTHGHCHPNIVSAIQKQAEKLNQIIFAGHTHEPAEEVAALLLKLAPRGLDYVFFSDSGSTSVEVALKMALGYWHNIGKPRARIVVMQHSYHGDTVGTMSVGARGVFNAAYRPLLFDVTSVPFPVVGHEQATLDALEVACRNENPAAFIVEPLILGAGGMLMYPAWVLKEMKRICEASDVLFIADEVLTGWGRTGTLFACEQADVSPDIACYSKGLTGGSLPLAVTLCRADIFYAHYSKDRTRTFFHSSSYTANPVACAAAKANLDLWQNQESSERVASVVAMQEQGIGPFRADARFKNVRRTGTITALDLKVRDGGYLACIGPKLQAFFNSRNLLLRPLGNTIYVMPPYCVTAADLEEIYAAISDAADALA, from the coding sequence ATGATGTCAAAAAAGAAGTCGCCGATCTGGCATCCATTCACGCAGCACGCGCTTCAGGACGAGATGACCAAAATTGTGCGCGGGGAGGGCGCCTATCTTTATACGGCGGATGGCCGTCGCATCATCGATGCGATCGCATCATGGTGGGTCGTGACCCACGGTCATTGCCATCCAAATATCGTCAGCGCCATTCAGAAACAGGCAGAAAAGCTTAACCAGATTATCTTTGCCGGCCACACTCACGAACCGGCCGAAGAGGTTGCCGCTCTGCTTTTGAAACTTGCGCCGCGTGGTCTCGACTACGTCTTCTTCTCCGACAGCGGCTCGACCAGTGTGGAAGTGGCGCTGAAAATGGCGCTCGGTTACTGGCATAACATCGGCAAGCCGCGCGCACGCATTGTCGTAATGCAGCACTCTTATCACGGCGACACGGTAGGGACGATGTCGGTCGGCGCACGAGGCGTATTCAATGCGGCGTACAGGCCGCTGCTGTTCGATGTCACTTCAGTCCCGTTTCCGGTGGTCGGGCATGAACAGGCGACACTCGACGCGCTCGAAGTTGCATGCCGGAATGAAAATCCAGCAGCCTTTATTGTGGAGCCGCTGATCTTGGGCGCGGGCGGGATGCTGATGTATCCCGCCTGGGTACTGAAAGAGATGAAGCGGATTTGCGAAGCGTCGGACGTCCTTTTCATTGCGGACGAGGTCCTGACCGGCTGGGGCCGCACGGGGACATTGTTCGCTTGCGAGCAGGCTGATGTGTCGCCGGATATCGCCTGCTATTCCAAAGGTCTCACGGGCGGGTCGCTTCCGCTCGCGGTAACACTCTGCCGCGCCGACATCTTTTACGCGCACTATTCGAAAGATCGTACGCGCACGTTCTTCCACTCGAGTTCATATACGGCGAATCCAGTGGCGTGTGCCGCCGCAAAGGCGAACCTAGATCTTTGGCAAAATCAGGAATCTAGCGAGCGGGTAGCTTCCGTTGTTGCGATGCAGGAACAGGGAATTGGGCCGTTCCGCGCCGACGCGCGTTTCAAAAACGTCCGGCGGACTGGCACCATTACGGCACTTGATCTAAAGGTGCGCGATGGAGGGTACCTCGCCTGCATCGGTCCGAAGCTTCAAGCCTTCTTTAACAGTCGAAATCTTTTGCTGCGTCCTCTCGGCAACACGATCTATGTCATGCCGCCTTATTGCGTCACGGCGGCAGACCTCGAGGAGATATACGCCGCCATCAGCGATGCAGCCGACGCGCTGGCTTGA
- a CDS encoding LysR family transcriptional regulator has protein sequence MTINSALDPVDFGALRTLVLVYDLRSFSAAAERLDVNQSTISYTVERLRSAFRDPLFVRQGNGVTATDRCAALVEWARQTLGEIEGLASPTEFDPAVAKGTVTISCNHHERQTLFPQFSVRFRTAAPRARLVLLDAAGHGNVHLKQNECDIVIGPVGIVGDSFYRRHILTDHYVCVMDRANPLARGRITLSAYCKAEHVFVTHNGEWQPLYIDVLKAKGIVLEPAVTLPSHDCLERIIPGTCLIAAIPHHLARAMRDGLHIAPLPFRVPISIDMYWSARTAKSGLHKWARGLLAAVAKESAA, from the coding sequence GTGACGATCAATTCCGCCCTCGATCCTGTCGACTTCGGAGCGCTGCGCACGCTTGTCCTGGTGTACGACCTGCGATCGTTCTCCGCCGCGGCGGAGCGGCTCGACGTCAATCAATCCACGATCAGCTATACGGTCGAGCGCTTGCGCAGTGCGTTTCGTGACCCGCTTTTCGTCCGCCAGGGCAATGGCGTCACCGCAACCGACCGGTGCGCGGCGTTGGTGGAGTGGGCGCGGCAAACCCTCGGCGAGATCGAGGGCCTTGCCTCGCCAACGGAATTCGATCCCGCCGTCGCGAAGGGCACCGTGACGATCTCCTGCAACCATCACGAACGGCAGACTCTGTTTCCGCAGTTCAGCGTCCGGTTTCGGACCGCGGCGCCGCGCGCACGGCTCGTGCTGCTGGACGCGGCGGGACACGGCAACGTCCACCTCAAGCAAAATGAGTGCGACATCGTCATTGGTCCGGTCGGTATCGTCGGCGACAGTTTCTATCGGCGTCACATCCTCACCGACCACTATGTGTGCGTGATGGATCGGGCCAACCCTCTGGCACGCGGCCGGATCACGCTGTCAGCATATTGCAAGGCGGAACATGTCTTCGTAACGCACAACGGCGAATGGCAGCCGCTCTACATCGATGTCCTCAAGGCCAAGGGCATCGTGCTGGAGCCGGCGGTCACGCTGCCAAGTCATGACTGTCTGGAGCGCATCATCCCCGGCACTTGTCTCATCGCAGCCATCCCGCATCATCTGGCGCGTGCCATGCGGGACGGTCTGCATATCGCGCCCCTGCCCTTCCGCGTGCCGATCAGCATCGATATGTACTGGAGCGCAAGAACCGCCAAGTCGGGCCTTCACAAATGGGCGCGCGGTCTCCTTGCCGCAGTGGCCAAGGAGAGCGCCGCCTAA
- a CDS encoding NAD(P)H-dependent oxidoreductase yields MKAKRAVVVYARGLDYFSDSSIAPQKAYDLQRPYMDLWLRFIGVSDIREIVVEKILFGSEVDLETRAEGKRRAEELA; encoded by the coding sequence GTGAAGGCCAAGCGGGCGGTCGTCGTCTATGCTCGAGGGTTGGACTATTTCTCGGACTCTTCTATTGCTCCACAGAAGGCTTACGACCTGCAGCGTCCTTATATGGACCTATGGCTCCGCTTTATTGGTGTTTCGGACATTCGCGAGATTGTTGTTGAGAAGATCCTTTTCGGGTCTGAGGTCGATTTAGAGACGAGAGCTGAAGGAAAGCGGCGGGCAGAGGAGCTGGCATGA
- a CDS encoding transposase has translation MSKTFRPWDVDQVWLLPPSVQDLVPPGHVAHFVRDTVRTGLDLSAIMDAYDEERGFPPYHPGMMVALLLYAYSQGIYSSRRIARGCEERLDFAAVTGMQRPDFRTISEFRKAALEAEAKAAAETKAASKPDDDGSGDGGRGRPGRKSKPVTAEPSDKAQRNFTDPDSRVMPTKNGFIQGYNAQAAVDGAHQIIVAHTLTNSPSDQAQLAPLLDAIKANLGTNPDEASADAGYCSQANLRTLVRRRIEGYVATGRQKHGTKAATAKRKLKSGTLIARMSTKLKRAGYRSRYRLRKQIVEPVFGQIKQARGFRQFLLRGIDKVKAEWAMICTAHNLTKLAAAR, from the coding sequence ATGAGCAAGACATTTCGTCCTTGGGACGTTGATCAGGTTTGGCTGCTGCCGCCGTCGGTCCAGGATTTGGTGCCTCCCGGGCACGTGGCCCACTTTGTTCGCGACACGGTTCGCACGGGTTTGGACCTGTCGGCGATCATGGATGCCTACGACGAGGAGCGCGGCTTTCCGCCCTATCATCCTGGCATGATGGTGGCGCTGCTGCTTTATGCTTACAGCCAGGGGATCTACTCGTCGCGCAGGATCGCTCGGGGCTGCGAGGAGCGGCTGGATTTTGCGGCAGTAACGGGGATGCAGCGTCCGGACTTCCGCACGATCAGCGAGTTCCGCAAGGCCGCGCTGGAAGCCGAAGCCAAGGCTGCTGCCGAAACCAAAGCCGCCTCGAAGCCGGACGACGACGGCTCCGGCGACGGCGGCAGGGGCCGGCCGGGACGCAAGTCCAAGCCTGTCACGGCAGAGCCGAGCGACAAGGCGCAACGCAACTTCACCGATCCCGACAGCCGCGTGATGCCGACCAAAAACGGCTTCATCCAGGGCTACAACGCACAGGCCGCCGTCGATGGCGCCCATCAGATCATCGTGGCGCACACGCTGACCAACTCGCCGAGCGATCAGGCGCAGCTCGCACCCTTGCTCGATGCCATCAAAGCCAATCTCGGGACGAACCCGGATGAAGCATCGGCCGATGCGGGCTATTGCTCGCAAGCCAATCTTCGCACGCTCGTTCGACGCCGGATCGAGGGCTACGTCGCCACTGGACGGCAAAAGCACGGCACCAAGGCGGCCACGGCAAAAAGGAAGCTCAAATCCGGCACGCTGATCGCCAGAATGAGCACAAAGCTCAAGCGCGCAGGCTATCGAAGCCGGTATCGATTGCGAAAACAGATCGTCGAGCCCGTCTTCGGCCAGATCAAGCAGGCAAGAGGCTTCCGCCAGTTCCTCCTGCGCGGCATCGACAAGGTCAAAGCCGAATGGGCCATGATCTGCACCGCCCACAACCTCACAAAACTCGCAGCAGCACGCTAA
- the bioD gene encoding dethiobiotin synthase: MSRRIVVTGTDTEIGKTVFSAGLAGLLGANYWKPIQAGLGGGTDSQRVARLGGLSDDRIVPERYRLETPASPYHAAAIEGVRIDAESLDVPDTGGRPLVIEGAGGLMVPLSRSTLYIDIFARWQLPVVLCARTELGTINHSLLSIAALRYRAIEILGIAFIGERNSESESAICEIGRVRRLGRLFRLSPLTANTLQAAFNNSFRRDDFNR, from the coding sequence ATGAGCCGGCGGATCGTGGTCACCGGTACGGACACCGAGATCGGGAAGACGGTCTTCTCTGCAGGGCTCGCCGGTCTCCTCGGCGCGAATTATTGGAAACCGATTCAGGCTGGCCTCGGTGGAGGGACCGATTCCCAGCGCGTCGCGCGGTTGGGCGGGCTCTCCGACGATCGCATTGTGCCGGAGCGTTACCGCCTGGAAACGCCCGCTTCGCCCTATCATGCCGCAGCAATTGAAGGAGTTCGCATCGACGCGGAGTCGCTCGATGTGCCTGATACCGGCGGGCGCCCGCTTGTGATTGAGGGCGCGGGTGGGCTGATGGTGCCGCTTAGTCGCAGCACGCTTTATATTGACATCTTTGCGCGATGGCAGTTGCCGGTCGTGCTTTGTGCGCGCACTGAGCTGGGCACCATCAATCATTCGCTGCTGTCGATCGCGGCGTTGCGCTACCGTGCGATCGAAATTCTCGGGATTGCATTCATTGGCGAAAGAAATTCTGAAAGTGAGAGCGCTATTTGCGAGATCGGACGGGTCCGGCGGCTCGGTCGGTTGTTTCGGCTTTCTCCTCTCACGGCAAACACGCTACAAGCCGCGTTCAATAACTCATTCCGCCGCGATGATTTCAATCGATGA
- the panB gene encoding 3-methyl-2-oxobutanoate hydroxymethyltransferase, with the protein MPPDILARKGELPIVCLTAYTTPIALLVDQHCDVVLVGDSVGMALHGLPSTLGVTLDMMILHGKAVRRGISRALMVVDLPFGAYEESREQAFRSAARVMAETGCAAVKLEGGENMAETVRFLTARGIPVMAHIGLTPQSVNAFGGYKVQGRGPDGERIMRDAVAISEAGAFAVVLEKVAESLARLITGKIPIPTIGIGASVACDGQILVTDDMLGIFTDFRPRFVKRYAELGRDANQAIAMYAAEVRTRQFPTSEHVFGDAPQKSAK; encoded by the coding sequence ATGCCGCCGGACATCTTGGCAAGAAAGGGCGAGCTGCCGATCGTCTGCTTAACCGCCTATACCACACCAATCGCTTTGTTAGTTGATCAACATTGTGACGTGGTACTGGTGGGCGATAGCGTGGGAATGGCTCTTCACGGCCTTCCATCGACGCTCGGCGTTACTCTCGACATGATGATCTTGCATGGGAAGGCGGTCCGCCGCGGAATTAGTCGAGCTCTTATGGTCGTTGATTTGCCCTTTGGAGCATATGAGGAAAGCAGAGAACAAGCATTCCGGAGTGCCGCGCGAGTGATGGCTGAAACCGGGTGTGCGGCTGTCAAGCTTGAGGGCGGTGAAAACATGGCGGAAACGGTTCGTTTCCTAACGGCACGTGGCATTCCGGTGATGGCTCATATTGGCCTTACTCCGCAGAGCGTGAACGCATTCGGTGGTTACAAGGTGCAAGGTCGAGGCCCCGATGGCGAGAGGATCATGCGAGATGCGGTCGCTATCTCGGAGGCCGGTGCGTTTGCCGTCGTTCTTGAAAAGGTTGCTGAATCATTGGCCCGCCTGATTACAGGAAAGATCCCCATTCCGACTATTGGGATTGGCGCATCTGTTGCGTGCGACGGTCAGATTCTGGTCACGGACGACATGCTTGGTATTTTCACGGATTTCCGCCCGAGGTTCGTTAAGCGCTACGCGGAACTCGGGCGAGATGCCAACCAGGCGATCGCCATGTATGCAGCTGAGGTGCGCACCAGGCAATTTCCGACATCAGAGCATGTCTTCGGTGATGCGCCTCAGAAATCCGCGAAATAG
- a CDS encoding 8-amino-7-oxononanoate synthase, whose protein sequence is MNPTRADKVARYVTALDALKDDNRLRGLQPRAGIDFVSNDYLALASAPRMKQAVSAALEAGTPIGAGGSRLLRGNCKEHESLETEAARFFGAETALFFGSGYVANFAVLTTLPQRGDLLVLDSLVHASIREGAQAGRAEFRESAHNDSQSVENTIRDWREEGGKGRVWIVVESLYSMDGDFAPLEELLAIADRHDAFLMVDEAHATGVYGEQGRGLTAPYEGRENLVVVHTCGKALGAAGALVTATRVLRDFLVNRCRPFIFATAPSPLTAVAVREALLILQQEPDRQRRLANLVAFAHREIGKRGGRSLSDSQIVPYIVGDNARAMTLASALQARGFDIRGIRPPTVPAGTARLRISLTLNVAEDDVRAMLDALIEETRGGAR, encoded by the coding sequence ATGAATCCAACCCGTGCGGATAAGGTTGCCCGCTATGTCACAGCCTTGGATGCCCTGAAAGACGACAATCGGCTGCGGGGCCTCCAGCCGCGTGCGGGTATCGATTTTGTATCGAATGATTATCTCGCGCTGGCAAGCGCGCCGCGTATGAAACAGGCTGTCTCGGCCGCGCTTGAGGCCGGCACACCGATCGGAGCCGGCGGGTCGCGGCTCCTGCGCGGAAACTGCAAGGAGCATGAAAGTCTCGAAACAGAAGCTGCCCGGTTCTTCGGAGCGGAGACGGCGCTTTTTTTCGGCAGCGGATATGTCGCAAATTTTGCCGTCCTGACGACGTTGCCGCAACGCGGTGATCTTCTCGTTCTCGATTCTCTCGTGCACGCAAGTATTCGTGAAGGCGCACAGGCTGGCCGAGCTGAATTTCGCGAAAGCGCACATAACGACTCCCAGTCGGTCGAAAACACGATTCGCGACTGGCGAGAGGAAGGCGGAAAGGGCCGCGTCTGGATCGTGGTCGAAAGTCTCTACAGCATGGATGGCGATTTCGCGCCGCTCGAAGAGCTCCTTGCGATCGCGGATCGGCATGATGCATTCCTGATGGTGGATGAGGCTCATGCCACGGGCGTCTACGGGGAGCAGGGACGAGGACTCACCGCTCCCTACGAGGGGCGCGAAAATCTGGTGGTCGTTCACACCTGCGGCAAGGCGCTGGGTGCCGCCGGCGCGCTCGTCACCGCAACGCGCGTGCTGCGCGACTTCTTGGTCAATCGCTGCCGTCCGTTTATTTTTGCCACCGCGCCGTCACCTTTGACAGCCGTCGCAGTGCGGGAGGCACTGTTAATCCTGCAGCAGGAACCTGACCGGCAACGGCGTCTGGCCAACCTGGTCGCATTCGCGCATCGGGAGATCGGCAAGCGCGGTGGTCGGAGTCTTTCCGACTCGCAGATTGTGCCATACATCGTTGGCGACAATGCGCGTGCGATGACGCTGGCATCCGCCCTGCAGGCTCGCGGGTTCGATATCCGTGGAATCCGGCCGCCAACCGTGCCGGCGGGCACGGCACGGTTGCGAATTTCCCTGACACTTAACGTCGCAGAGGATGACGTGCGGGCGATGCTCGATGCCTTAATCGAGGAGACGAGAGGCGGAGCTCGATGA
- a CDS encoding 2Fe-2S iron-sulfur cluster-binding protein, translating into MPKILFVGADGATHEVAASADQSVMEAALGAGVPGIVAECNGAAACATCHCYFDPAYAGCTGEVGEHENEMLDFTAAERTAESRLSCQVSVVAEMEGMTVRLPSMQ; encoded by the coding sequence ATGCCGAAGATCTTATTCGTTGGCGCGGACGGCGCCACCCACGAGGTTGCCGCCAGCGCAGACCAATCGGTCATGGAAGCGGCCCTTGGCGCCGGCGTGCCTGGTATCGTCGCCGAGTGCAACGGCGCGGCCGCCTGTGCAACCTGTCATTGCTACTTCGATCCGGCCTACGCCGGCTGCACCGGCGAAGTCGGCGAGCACGAGAATGAGATGCTGGATTTTACGGCTGCCGAGCGAACGGCCGAGAGCCGCCTGAGCTGCCAGGTGAGCGTCGTGGCGGAGATGGAGGGCATGACTGTACGCCTGCCATCCATGCAATAG
- the bioB gene encoding biotin synthase BioB, with protein MSHAGGARQNGSHKTEPVRHDWTRSQAEALYGLPFADLMFQAQSIHRSNFDPNHVETASLLSIKTGGCPEDCGYCSQSAHYDTDLKATRLMDQADLVANAQRAKDAGASRFCMAAAWRNPKDRDLDHVCEMVRAVKGLGMETCVTLGMLTTAQASRLHHAGLDFYNHNVDTSPEFYDKIITTRTLQDRIDTLAHVRDAGIKLCCGGIVGMGERVEDRLGMIVLLANLPSHPESVPINLWSEVKGVPVNETAERPDPIALVRLIAVARILMPRSVVRLSAGRQYMTDELQALCFLAGANSIFIGDVLLTTKNPQRDHDADLLDRLGIKSRLNQAKQLNAQPARKLKCR; from the coding sequence ATGAGTCATGCCGGGGGAGCGAGGCAGAACGGCAGCCACAAAACAGAACCTGTCCGCCACGACTGGACGCGCTCTCAGGCGGAGGCGCTCTATGGCTTACCATTCGCCGACCTGATGTTTCAGGCGCAAAGCATCCACCGCAGCAATTTCGATCCAAACCACGTCGAGACCGCGAGCCTGCTCAGCATCAAGACCGGCGGTTGTCCGGAGGATTGCGGCTACTGTTCACAGAGCGCGCATTATGACACCGACCTGAAGGCGACGCGCTTGATGGATCAGGCCGATTTGGTCGCGAATGCGCAGCGCGCCAAGGATGCCGGCGCCAGCCGCTTCTGCATGGCAGCGGCGTGGCGCAATCCGAAAGACCGCGACCTCGACCATGTCTGCGAGATGGTGCGCGCGGTCAAAGGTCTCGGCATGGAAACCTGCGTCACGCTCGGCATGCTGACGACTGCTCAGGCCTCACGATTGCATCACGCCGGCCTCGATTTCTACAACCACAACGTCGATACCTCGCCCGAGTTCTACGACAAGATCATCACGACGCGCACCTTGCAGGACCGCATCGATACGCTCGCGCATGTGCGCGACGCCGGCATCAAGCTTTGCTGCGGCGGCATCGTCGGCATGGGTGAGCGCGTCGAGGACCGGCTCGGCATGATCGTGCTGCTCGCCAATCTCCCCAGCCATCCGGAAAGCGTGCCGATCAACCTCTGGAGCGAGGTCAAGGGCGTGCCGGTCAACGAGACGGCGGAGCGTCCCGATCCGATCGCGCTGGTGCGGCTGATCGCGGTCGCCCGCATCCTGATGCCGCGCAGCGTCGTGCGGTTGTCCGCCGGGCGGCAATACATGACCGACGAATTGCAGGCGCTGTGCTTCCTGGCCGGCGCGAATTCGATCTTCATCGGCGATGTGCTCTTGACCACCAAGAACCCGCAGCGCGATCACGATGCGGATTTGCTGGATCGGCTCGGCATCAAGTCCCGTCTCAACCAAGCGAAACAGCTCAACGCGCAGCCGGCGCGCAAACTTAAGTGTAGGTAA